The DNA region CCTATATAAATTCGATAAAAAAAATCTGAACTGGACCCCACAAAATAGGGGCCCGATGCTCAAGCTCATGCAGATAAGGGCTATAACCGGCTCTAGTTGATAGTACCACGATTCAGCTGAAAAGGGTCCATAAGTTTTGATGATGTGATGAATGAGGTCGTCACAACCATTAGAGCCGCTATGAGAGTGGCTGTGACGACCACGCGCTGGCCGCGCGAGGAGAAACAGGCACGGTAGGTACACAAAACTGAATTATGTAGAGGAATGGGAAAATAAGTTAAGAgatctataaaataaaaaattccatGAAAAAGtgttactccctcctattttgCCCATTAGTCCCACTTATTTTTTATCACTATTTacttatcacttttaatttgtattttattcttagtcTATAAGTTAAGACATAGTTATAAGATTTTGTGTAATTCatctcaatacaaagattattaatattaattttttataatttttaattaagaataattagagatattaaatttaaatgttaaaatgttgTCTCGACAAGTGTGAAAATCTAAATGAGACTAATGGGTTGAATAGAAGGTAGTACTAAATATGTTTGTTTCCATTGTACTTGCtataattaaattatgtagctaaaaattataaaaaatcaactggtctcttgagagattgtCTTTTTGTAAAACGTATCTTAATCCCGACCCATTAAAAAgtaatgcctacttatcgtattcttaatatctatttacattatacttaatatttacttgccgtattcttaatgcctactttcaatattttaaatatttacttacataatttttaatacctacttataatattttaaaaaatatataataaatcagCTCAATTAGAAAAGATTTCTCATTCTCTCAGAACAATTCGTGATTATTAAAAAACTCCAATTCATTAGTTTATCAAACATTAAATGTCAATAGGCCCAGCTGAGATTCGGCTATTCATTTTCCAAGCATAGCGATTTTGTAGTTtcctattttgtcttttttcttttgattaagTTGCAGCCATAAATTTGgacataaaatgaaaaatatctgTCTAAGAATGATTTAGTAGATTATATCcgattaattaaattaattaataaaattaactagTCAAATTAATCCctgtaattaattataaattattaacaactaGCTATCAACTATCAATCATTTGTCAAACACTATCTAAATGACTAAATCGTTCTCTAGAGAAACATAAGTTATCTGACTTTATCTTTACTATTttctcttttatcttttttcatatatatttttaaatatccaattttttcttaaaaaatacaAACTCTCTCTTTATTTGCTATGTCAACCAATCAACCTCTAATTAGTtaccattgtaatttttaatttctttttactaatgtacaatatatatatatatatatatatatatatatatatatatatataatgcaaGGGAGGAAAGAGTTCATCATTTTCAACTCACCCGTATCCCCTGTCCCCACAACACTTGTTCAACCAATTCAATGTTTTACTACAAGTACATcaatattcaaataaaattacaaatttaaatataataaatctaGAGAAAATAgagttttaaaatcttttccaTCATCAACATGAAACACATTTGTTTTGAATTTAGCTGTCATCTTGTCCCCAATGACAACTCCATGTGAATTCTACCCCATCAAACGTCATTCCCCCCACATTCTTCACGTAATCCTTTGTTCCattgaaattgttaaaattacaatcttaaaattaaatttttataaattacagTTTTAATGTTTCAACCATCTAACCTTTAATTGCAACCActaaaatgattgaaagtatGTGAATGGACCTAAACACCGTAaactttattactttattagttgtaattcgtaaaaataaatattaaaattataattcgtaaaaattctaaattttaaagttgtaattcacaaattacattaaaattttatcaacAGTTTTTGTAACTATTTCAAAAGGACCGTGGGAGCAACACAATATACTCACTCGTGAGTTGACTCATCATATTCAGCCAACGGCGATTTAACTCGCCTCACATCACCAACTGTCAAACACCTACTCACATCATCCCTTACATACACTTTTCCGGTTCGACCCGAATCCACTCGGATTACATTTCCACAGTTTTCGGATTTCCATTCTGAATGAACCGCCGGTGATTTTCCACCGGTTCGTAAGTCCCAAATATTCATCCCGGATTTTTCATGACCCGAAATAAAAACCGCTGGAGAAGATGAAACCGCCGGAATACCACTAAAAATTGAACTGCTAATACAATTactattttcataattattaaaatttaaaaaggaaaatgcatCATGAACTTCTACAATTCCTAAATCTAACCCATCCCAAAGTTTTACAACGCTGCTCCCATTAACCAGATCTGATAATGAGAAATTACGGAAACTACCCTTGACATTGAAATCATCGTAGAAAAATCTAGAAACGTCTTCTGATATACTTTCATCttcgtcttcttcttcttcttcttcatcatcagaaGAAGACCCAGAAACAGAGCATACGCCGTCGTTTTCGTCATCATCAGTAAGAAAAACGTCGTCAAAATGAGATAAAAACGGTTCTGATTTAGCTAACAAAGCTTTAGATTTATTGTgataaaaaagcattaaaagcTTGATTTTATTAACAAGACTACTTAAAGCATAAAGTAAAGCTAAAAACAGAGCACCCCATTTCCATAATCTATGAGCATGGGAGAGTTTCCCCAGCTCGAATGTAGAGAAAACCCGAGAAATCAATGATGGGTTTGTTAAAGAATCCGTCATTCGATTAATTACAGGAAATTCCATTTCAATTGATTGGAAGAAAATGGATTTGTTTGGATTGACGTAGAAACAGAGGATAGAGAAATTGGAAAATGAAGAAAGATAGGAAGAAAGAAAGGAAGGAGAGGATTGAATTGAAGAGAAGATGAGGTTTATATAATTGAGCGTAGGAGCAAAATAGTTTTGCTTACTTGGTGCTTTGTGGTGGTTAGGAGATAAAGACTTCAAAAATTATCacctaaaaaaataaactaattattattttattatcaactaaaataaatacttttccaactatattgattaatttaatctaattgattatttggttttaataaaaaacattaaaatcccAATCAAGTATACATAATCATTTTGTAACCATCTAATTAATTGGAGTTGTTTCTAATTGCACTTTTCTTTTCATAGTTAGCATGCACCTAACTCATATATTTATAATGATCCAAAATTAATCTGATTATTCTAAAATGAGTTGATTCCATTTGtcgaaataattatatataaaaatcaaaataaaattaccaATATATATACTCAAGAAAGGAAATCCGACCCACACCCAAAAAATTATACTCTACAATAATTATATTCAAAGTAAAATAGAATCAAATTATTTAATGCATCACTTCATTGTCTTCCACTATGGTTTGACAATAATTATACTCTACAATAACATCGCGGCCCAACGGACGACTGATGACTACTCATGAAGACTGTAGACTGATCctacagaccaacacaagtctctTCATCGCACTTTgtcctcactcgtgcgcactcGGGAAAACTTCCCGGGAGGTCACTATCCTAAGATTACtcccccaccaagcacgcttaactgtggagtttttagcaaatgggctcccatgaaaagaagatgcaccttatttatatgagtagtttatcaatcattttcaagctaaatctggggtatcacactcacccccacttattTATACAACGACTCGTTGGTACGTAGTTTCAAGACCTTTTTCCCTGCTAGGTGCATTGAACACACAATCATCCACGGTcccagggttgctctgataccatttgtaacaccccgccCAACGGACGGTTGGTGACTattcatggagactgtagactggcccacaaacaaacacaagtttttctagcgcactttggcctcactcgtgcgcacccggaaaaacttcccaggaggacAACCATCCTAAAATTACTCCCCCACCGAGCACACTTAACTGTTGAGTTTTTAGCAAGTAGGcttccatgaaaagaagatgcaccttgtttatatgagtagtctatcgatccttttcaagctaaatctggagTTTCAAAGATGCTAACAAAtccattaaatatttttgttatatttagaatatttcaaataagaaaaaatactACCTACCTTTCTTAATGTTTTTccaatttagaatattttattttgaagagagatatttgattaagatttttaagatatCTATAAAGGATGATAGAGAAGAGAATCACACAAGAGGCGTGGATTAGAGAACATCAATTTTGTTTCATGCTAGGGAGATCTACCACTAAGGCTATACATGTGCTAAGAAGACTGATCAAAAAGTATAAGGAGAGGAAAAAAATTTGCAAATGGTGTTTATAGATTTGGAGAAGGCTTATGATAGCATATCGCGATGTACCATCTGGGCAAGCCTGGAGGCTAAGGAAGTCTCACAGAGCCATATTGAAGTTATACAAGACATGTATGATGGAGCATCAACCAACATATAGACACCTGTTGGGATTATCAAAGTCTTTTCCAGTTGGAGTAAGCTTACATCAAGGATCGATACTAAGTCCCTTCCTGTTTGCGGTAATTCTAGATAAGATCTTTATGTCTATCTGGGAAATTGTGCCATGGTGCATGCTTTTCGTTAACAATATAATATTGGTCGCAGAAACCTAAGAAGAGGCTAATACTAAATTAGAAGAATGGAAGGCAGTCCTAGAAAGTAAAGGATGCGTATAAGTCGTATAAAAACAGAATATTTGAGATGCAGTTTTGGTGGCAATGAGCAAGGTGTTTGTTAAGATGTGACAATCGGAGAAGATGTTTTTGCAAGTACGAAAAAGTTCAAATATTTTGGGTCGATTATCTaaagtaatggggagattgacagAGATGTTACGCATTGTATACAAGCAGGTTGGCGTAAGTGGCGAGCGGCTACCAGAGTGTTATGCGATAGAAAGTTCCCGATTAGACTAAAA from Amaranthus tricolor cultivar Red isolate AtriRed21 chromosome 3, ASM2621246v1, whole genome shotgun sequence includes:
- the LOC130807491 gene encoding uncharacterized protein LOC130807491, producing MEFPVINRMTDSLTNPSLISRVFSTFELGKLSHAHRLWKWGALFLALLYALSSLVNKIKLLMLFYHNKSKALLAKSEPFLSHFDDVFLTDDDENDGVCSVSGSSSDDEEEEEEDEDESISEDVSRFFYDDFNVKGSFRNFSLSDLVNGSSVVKLWDGLDLGIVEVHDAFSFLNFNNYENSNCISSSIFSGIPAVSSSPAVFISGHEKSGMNIWDLRTGGKSPAVHSEWKSENCGNVIRVDSGRTGKVYVRDDVSRCLTVGDVRRVKSPLAEYDESTHE